From Alienimonas californiensis, a single genomic window includes:
- a CDS encoding VOC family protein — MSDAVAPNPVGWFEIYVDDLDRAVAFYETTFGVTLESLDAPDTGGPPLAMKTFPMSMKGRGAAGALVKMEGVGPGPGGTLIYFSCEDCAVEAARAADAGGAIQQEKMAIGPYGHIAVVKDTEGNLIGLHSQQ, encoded by the coding sequence ATGTCTGACGCCGTTGCGCCCAACCCGGTCGGCTGGTTTGAGATTTACGTCGACGACCTCGACCGGGCCGTCGCGTTCTATGAGACGACGTTCGGCGTGACGCTGGAATCGCTGGACGCCCCGGACACAGGCGGCCCGCCGCTGGCGATGAAGACGTTCCCGATGTCGATGAAGGGCCGCGGCGCCGCCGGGGCGCTGGTCAAGATGGAGGGCGTCGGCCCCGGCCCCGGCGGCACGCTGATCTATTTCTCCTGCGAGGACTGCGCCGTGGAGGCCGCCCGTGCCGCCGACGCCGGCGGGGCGATCCAGCAGGAAAAGATGGCGATCGGCCCGTACGGCCACATCGCCGTGGTGAAGGACACCGAAGGCAACCTGATCGGGTTGCACTCGCAGCAGTAA
- a CDS encoding NADAR family protein, whose protein sequence is MPDDAPDPLAARTAAALCEAVAAGATPKYLCFWGHTAPAGAAVGSTCLSQWFPAAFTVDGVSYPTAEHWMMAEKARLFGDDAAVDRVLAATHPGAAKRVGREVRGYDDAAWAAARFDVVVRGNAAKFAQHAELATFLRTTAARVLVEASPRDRIWGIGLTADDDRAADPFLWRGENLLGFALMEVRDGLAAD, encoded by the coding sequence ATGCCCGACGACGCCCCCGACCCGCTCGCCGCCCGGACCGCGGCCGCCCTGTGCGAGGCCGTCGCGGCCGGGGCGACGCCGAAGTATCTGTGCTTCTGGGGCCACACCGCCCCGGCGGGGGCCGCAGTCGGGTCGACCTGTTTGAGCCAGTGGTTCCCCGCCGCGTTCACGGTCGACGGCGTGAGCTACCCCACCGCCGAGCACTGGATGATGGCGGAGAAGGCCCGGCTGTTCGGCGACGACGCGGCGGTGGACCGCGTTCTCGCCGCGACGCATCCGGGCGCCGCGAAGCGGGTCGGACGGGAGGTTCGCGGCTACGACGATGCGGCGTGGGCTGCGGCCCGGTTCGACGTGGTGGTGCGGGGCAACGCGGCGAAGTTCGCCCAGCACGCGGAACTTGCCACGTTCCTGCGGACGACCGCCGCCCGGGTCTTGGTCGAGGCGAGCCCGCGGGACCGCATCTGGGGCATCGGCCTGACGGCTGACGACGACCGCGCGGCCGACCCGTTTCTCTGGCGGGGCGAGAACCTGCTGGGGTTCGCCTTGATGGAGGTGCGGGACGGCTTGGCGGCCGATTGA
- a CDS encoding class I SAM-dependent methyltransferase — MSDAPAPSRSAPPQSQGTAKPKGSAPAAVQFLARFARSPRTVGAVLPSSRFLAEAMLDSVNWDAAECVLEFGPGTGPFTRFVPDRLKPDARFLAVERDPAFVARLQRELPHVDVAHADVTDAAGELKRRDLGPADAILCGLPWAAFPPELQNRLMTATLDCLKPGGSFATFAYVQGALLPAGRRFRALLDERFSHVGASPVVWRNAPPAFVYRCVK; from the coding sequence ATGTCCGATGCGCCCGCCCCGTCCCGGTCCGCTCCGCCGCAGTCGCAGGGAACCGCGAAGCCGAAGGGCTCGGCGCCGGCGGCGGTGCAGTTTCTGGCCCGGTTCGCCCGCAGTCCGCGGACCGTGGGGGCCGTGCTGCCCAGCAGTCGGTTCCTCGCGGAGGCGATGCTCGACAGCGTGAACTGGGATGCCGCCGAGTGCGTGCTGGAGTTCGGCCCCGGCACCGGGCCGTTCACCCGGTTCGTGCCGGACCGCCTCAAGCCGGACGCCCGCTTTCTGGCCGTCGAGCGCGATCCGGCCTTCGTGGCTCGGCTGCAACGCGAGTTGCCGCACGTCGACGTGGCCCACGCGGACGTCACCGACGCGGCGGGCGAACTGAAACGCCGCGACCTCGGCCCCGCCGACGCGATCCTCTGCGGCCTGCCCTGGGCGGCGTTCCCGCCGGAGCTGCAGAACCGCCTGATGACCGCCACGCTGGACTGCCTCAAACCCGGCGGCTCCTTCGCCACCTTCGCCTACGTGCAGGGCGCCCTGCTGCCCGCCGGGCGGCGGTTCCGGGCGCTGCTGGACGAACGCTTCAGCCACGTCGGGGCCTCGCCGGTCGTCTGGCGCAACGCCCCGCCGGCGTTCGTGTATCGCTGCGTGAAGTAG
- a CDS encoding Rho termination factor N-terminal domain-containing protein has product MGAPPPAPAPMTDPPNPTELSTRELYDLARRHGIRGRSLMTREELLAALAADEPHGWG; this is encoded by the coding sequence ATGGGCGCTCCCCCGCCGGCCCCGGCTCCCATGACCGACCCGCCGAACCCCACCGAGCTGTCCACGCGGGAGCTGTACGATCTGGCCCGCCGCCACGGCATCCGCGGACGCTCGCTGATGACGCGGGAGGAACTGCTCGCCGCCCTCGCCGCCGACGAACCCCACGGCTGGGGTTAG
- a CDS encoding response regulator: MTPRAFHSGSSPGASGGASGTARSVMIVDDHPVVRQGLRLLLDREPDLHVVAEADGVTEAFTRFKEVRPDLVIIDLSLKDGSGIELIKEIHASEPDTHMLVSSMHDESLFAERVLRAGAKGFISKQEATGSIVEAARQVLGGRVYLSPAMSDQMLHRLVSNDDDAVDKSPIESLSDRELEVFEMIGQGLTTRQIAAKLDLSPKTVETYRENIKSKLSLANGTALTRHAVQWLLENT, translated from the coding sequence ATGACTCCCCGAGCGTTTCACAGCGGCTCCTCGCCGGGGGCGTCCGGCGGCGCCTCCGGCACGGCTCGTTCGGTGATGATCGTGGACGATCACCCGGTCGTCCGGCAGGGCCTGCGTCTGTTGCTCGACCGCGAGCCGGACCTGCACGTCGTCGCCGAGGCCGACGGCGTCACCGAGGCCTTCACCCGCTTCAAGGAGGTCCGCCCGGACCTGGTCATCATCGACCTCTCCCTGAAGGACGGTAGCGGCATTGAGTTGATCAAGGAGATCCACGCCTCTGAGCCGGACACGCACATGCTGGTCAGCAGCATGCACGACGAGAGCCTGTTCGCCGAGCGCGTCCTCCGGGCCGGCGCCAAGGGGTTCATCTCCAAGCAGGAAGCGACCGGCAGCATCGTCGAGGCCGCCCGCCAGGTGCTCGGCGGCCGGGTCTACCTCAGCCCGGCGATGAGCGACCAGATGCTGCATCGCCTCGTCAGCAACGACGACGACGCCGTCGACAAGAGCCCGATCGAAAGCCTCTCCGACCGGGAGTTGGAGGTCTTCGAGATGATCGGCCAGGGTCTGACGACCCGCCAGATCGCCGCCAAGCTGGACCTCTCCCCCAAGACGGTCGAAACGTATCGGGAGAACATCAAGAGCAAGCTCTCCCTCGCCAACGGCACCGCCCTGACCCGGCACGCCGTCCAGTGGTTGCTGGAAAACACCTGA
- a CDS encoding sialate O-acetylesterase has translation MTIRPLVALLVGATWGAVAAPGGEPLKVFILAGQSNMQGHAAVETFDGMALNPDAAPLLEKLRGPDGEPIVLEDVRISSVGGNRDETLVSAGPLTAGFGAEGRGAKIGPELSFGVTMHELLGEPILLIKTAWGGKSLHTDFRPPSAGPRTLTEGELKRAEERSEDPAALQAELNDRSGAYYRKMLSHVHAALADVDELHPAHDPADGYELAGFVWFQGWNDMVAGDQYPSRGEPGGYDEYSRLLATFIRDVRKDLGAPELPFVIGVLGVGGPVADYRSDQQRYAATHTHFRDAMAAPAALLEFQGNVAVVRTEEYWDAAVADLVHRRNRLNGERNRMAKAVKAGDMTPAEADAAQEALPDALTPAEEARLEASVSNAEYHYLGSATILGRIGEAFAKANATLLKSAGDGR, from the coding sequence ATGACGATTCGCCCGCTCGTCGCCCTTCTCGTCGGCGCGACCTGGGGGGCGGTCGCGGCTCCCGGCGGGGAGCCGCTGAAGGTGTTCATCCTCGCCGGGCAGTCCAACATGCAGGGGCACGCCGCCGTCGAGACGTTCGACGGGATGGCCCTCAACCCGGACGCCGCCCCGCTCTTGGAAAAACTCCGCGGGCCGGACGGGGAGCCCATCGTGCTGGAGGACGTGCGGATCTCCTCGGTCGGGGGGAACCGCGACGAAACCCTTGTCAGCGCCGGCCCGCTGACCGCCGGCTTCGGGGCGGAGGGCCGCGGGGCGAAGATCGGCCCGGAGTTGTCGTTCGGCGTCACTATGCACGAACTGCTGGGCGAGCCGATCCTGCTCATCAAAACCGCTTGGGGCGGCAAGAGCCTGCACACCGACTTCCGCCCGCCCTCCGCCGGCCCCCGCACCCTGACCGAGGGCGAACTCAAACGGGCCGAAGAGCGCAGCGAAGACCCCGCCGCCCTCCAGGCCGAACTGAACGACCGCAGCGGCGCCTACTACCGCAAGATGCTGTCCCACGTGCACGCGGCGCTGGCCGACGTGGACGAGTTGCACCCCGCCCACGATCCGGCGGACGGGTACGAACTGGCCGGCTTCGTCTGGTTCCAGGGCTGGAACGACATGGTCGCCGGCGACCAGTACCCCAGCCGCGGCGAGCCCGGCGGGTACGACGAGTACAGCCGGCTGCTGGCGACCTTCATCCGCGACGTGCGCAAGGACCTGGGCGCCCCGGAGTTGCCGTTCGTGATCGGCGTGCTGGGCGTGGGCGGCCCGGTCGCGGACTACCGCTCGGACCAGCAGCGGTACGCGGCGACGCACACCCACTTCCGCGACGCGATGGCCGCCCCGGCCGCCCTCCTGGAGTTCCAAGGCAACGTGGCCGTCGTGCGGACCGAGGAGTACTGGGACGCCGCGGTCGCCGATCTGGTGCACCGCCGCAACCGCCTGAACGGCGAGCGAAACCGCATGGCCAAAGCCGTGAAGGCCGGCGACATGACCCCCGCCGAGGCCGACGCCGCCCAAGAGGCGCTGCCCGACGCCCTCACCCCGGCGGAGGAGGCCCGGCTGGAGGCCAGCGTCTCCAACGCGGAGTACCACTACCTCGGCTCCGCCACGATCCTCGGCCGCATCGGCGAAGCCTTCGCGAAGGCGAACGCGACCCTACTGAAGTCGGCAGGCGACGGCCGGTAA